A single window of Paludibacter jiangxiensis DNA harbors:
- a CDS encoding RNA polymerase sigma factor: MENLNASSDTTKHQSVLYAVQNYGKRLYRFIRSRVNNDEDAEDILQDVWYQLSSIIDTEPIDQMSGWLYRVSKNKIIDRNKKHKTLSLEDFAYEAEDGQLVFPDVILSDALDAGVKMDTALLRELFFKALDELPEKQRQVFVWNEMEDMTLQQIADQTGESIKTIISRKRYAVARLREQLQDIYDELLTK, translated from the coding sequence ATGGAAAACTTAAATGCATCTTCAGACACTACCAAACATCAATCTGTATTGTATGCAGTGCAGAATTATGGAAAGCGGTTATATCGTTTTATACGGAGTCGTGTAAACAATGATGAAGACGCTGAAGATATTTTGCAGGATGTCTGGTACCAGTTGAGTAGTATTATCGACACCGAGCCCATCGATCAGATGAGCGGATGGCTGTATAGGGTAAGCAAAAACAAAATAATTGACCGGAACAAGAAACACAAAACCTTGTCGCTGGAAGATTTTGCTTATGAAGCTGAAGATGGGCAACTGGTATTTCCGGATGTCATTCTAAGTGATGCGTTGGATGCCGGAGTTAAAATGGATACCGCATTACTTCGGGAACTCTTTTTTAAGGCACTGGATGAATTACCCGAAAAACAACGTCAGGTATTTGTATGGAACGAAATGGAAGATATGACCCTTCAGCAAATTGCTGACCAAACGGGCGAGAGTATTAAAACGATTATTTCAAGGAAAAGATATGCAGTTGCCCGATTGAGAGAGCAACTGCAAGATATATATGATGAATTACTAACAAAATAA
- a CDS encoding ABC transporter ATP-binding protein, with protein MKTNSIEVRNLTKKFGDFTAVDNISFDVEQGTIFAFLGPNGAGKSTTINTLCTILEKTEGILKINGNDVSRQKDLVRNDIGIVFQDSTMDGKLTVEENLKLHCDFYKVPKTEVKERIDFVLDLVDIKNRKKSPVDSLSGGMKRRAEIARGLVHFPKVLFLDEPTTGLDPQTRANVWDYIHKLQKQKNITIFLTTHYMDEAEICNQVAIIDGGKIVAHDTPANLKKKYTNTTMKLMTNDSDNLKAYLTERSIKHSADRDVVTIYATDTADVLDITNTFRESIEDIEINKGTLNDVFIAITGKEIRE; from the coding sequence GTGAAAACAAACAGCATTGAGGTGAGAAACCTCACTAAAAAATTCGGTGATTTTACGGCCGTGGATAATATCTCGTTCGATGTGGAACAGGGAACGATCTTTGCCTTTCTGGGTCCCAATGGAGCCGGTAAAAGTACCACAATCAACACCCTTTGTACCATACTGGAAAAGACGGAAGGGATATTGAAGATAAACGGAAACGATGTATCCAGACAAAAAGATCTTGTAAGGAATGATATAGGAATTGTTTTTCAGGATTCAACCATGGACGGAAAACTCACGGTGGAAGAAAACCTGAAATTGCATTGTGATTTCTACAAAGTTCCCAAAACGGAAGTAAAAGAACGCATTGACTTTGTGCTCGATCTGGTAGATATAAAAAACAGAAAAAAATCACCTGTTGACAGTCTTTCGGGCGGTATGAAAAGGCGAGCTGAAATTGCCCGCGGATTGGTGCATTTCCCAAAGGTCCTTTTTCTGGACGAGCCCACCACCGGTTTGGATCCGCAAACACGGGCAAACGTGTGGGATTATATTCACAAATTACAGAAACAAAAGAACATTACCATTTTTCTGACTACTCACTACATGGATGAAGCGGAAATATGCAATCAGGTAGCCATTATCGATGGTGGGAAAATTGTGGCACACGACACCCCCGCAAACCTGAAGAAAAAATACACTAACACCACCATGAAACTGATGACGAATGATAGCGACAACCTGAAAGCATATCTGACGGAACGTTCCATTAAACACAGTGCTGATAGGGATGTGGTAACTATTTATGCAACCGACACGGCTGATGTGCTGGATATTACCAACACGTTCAGAGAATCGATAGAAGATATAGAAATTAATAAAGGCACCCTGAACGACGTGTTTATTGCCATAACCGGAAAGGAGATAAGAGAATGA
- a CDS encoding ABC transporter permease translates to MLRNLLKLQRDRMKLFMNLFMSGLFLFIFSFIMKSAAPGMDHPMNYLISGIIIMTVFQSALSNSMNILEDITSGVMKEILVAPITRWQIAIGHVLSAMVVSVIQGLIIVIIGMFMGLTLSFLSAIAMVGLMLLVGLTFSTLGLYLATLSKESSNFQLLIAILSFPLTFLSGAYIPTMALPTILMPLVYLNPLTYTTAAFRFVTLHMEGTPVSGLVNAGVAFDVNGFIITPLLSLLFIGLLCALFFVLCVNRFNSADFSRVKTFKHVR, encoded by the coding sequence ATGTTACGTAACCTGCTTAAATTGCAAAGAGACCGCATGAAGCTGTTTATGAATCTTTTTATGTCGGGTCTGTTCCTGTTTATATTTTCATTTATAATGAAATCGGCGGCTCCGGGCATGGATCATCCGATGAACTACCTGATTTCCGGCATTATCATCATGACGGTCTTTCAATCGGCACTGAGTAATTCGATGAACATACTGGAAGATATTACTTCGGGGGTAATGAAAGAAATTCTGGTTGCACCCATTACCCGTTGGCAAATTGCCATCGGACACGTACTCTCGGCTATGGTAGTGTCTGTCATACAAGGTTTAATCATTGTAATTATCGGCATGTTTATGGGGCTTACGCTAAGTTTTCTATCTGCAATAGCCATGGTTGGACTTATGCTTCTGGTTGGTTTGACATTCAGTACGCTGGGACTCTACCTGGCTACATTATCCAAAGAATCCAGTAATTTTCAACTGCTTATCGCCATCCTTTCGTTTCCGTTGACCTTTCTTTCGGGCGCGTATATCCCTACCATGGCATTGCCAACAATATTAATGCCTCTTGTATATCTGAATCCGTTGACCTACACGACAGCCGCTTTTCGGTTTGTCACTTTACACATGGAAGGAACACCGGTGTCAGGATTGGTTAACGCTGGTGTGGCTTTCGATGTCAATGGATTTATTATTACCCCGTTATTGAGTTTATTATTCATTGGTTTACTGTGTGCCCTGTTTTTTGTCCTGTGTGTGAATCGCTTTAATTCAGCCGATTTCTCTAGGGTAAAGACTTTCAAACATGTTCGTTAA
- a CDS encoding helix-turn-helix domain-containing protein has product MEKDIQQTIPNIIQNLAQLLQTEIKGRRLEIPERYGKGYCAGYVFNEHIRMIISNYELNEDLVVENQDIDASKRMIFFKFQNIFPKKETVIAKRHVTGVPSVLVATSTINTDDLILIHTNTEVVNIEVDATYLNELFELSEKSPVLQSLLQNTQPLLFEQMIYPSLQKIVDEIVTEQVDPAFESFFQRVKAEELICRLLMELEKRDEQQLYSLNAHDIQALYKVKEQMLNQLETPPVINELAKYACMSPTKLKRLFKQIFGNSIFSYYQQFRIQEAARLLIEEKLSVSDAGYRMGFTNLSHFSRVFEEHIGLKPKQYSKAKH; this is encoded by the coding sequence ATGGAAAAAGACATACAACAAACTATACCGAATATCATACAAAATCTTGCTCAGTTGTTGCAAACGGAAATAAAGGGTAGAAGATTAGAAATTCCTGAAAGATATGGAAAGGGCTACTGCGCAGGATATGTCTTCAATGAGCATATCCGAATGATCATCAGCAATTATGAACTCAATGAAGATTTGGTGGTGGAAAATCAGGATATCGATGCTTCAAAGAGAATGATATTTTTCAAGTTTCAGAACATATTCCCAAAGAAAGAAACAGTCATAGCAAAAAGGCACGTAACAGGAGTACCTTCCGTATTAGTTGCGACCAGCACGATAAATACCGATGACCTTATTTTAATTCATACAAATACCGAGGTCGTTAATATAGAAGTAGATGCAACTTATTTGAACGAATTGTTTGAATTATCTGAAAAATCACCAGTTTTGCAAAGTCTGTTACAAAACACACAACCATTACTCTTCGAACAAATGATTTATCCTTCGTTACAAAAAATTGTGGATGAAATTGTAACAGAACAGGTTGATCCCGCTTTTGAATCGTTTTTCCAAAGGGTAAAGGCCGAAGAGCTGATTTGTCGGTTGTTGATGGAATTGGAAAAACGGGACGAGCAACAGCTTTACTCTTTGAATGCACACGACATACAAGCCCTATACAAAGTAAAGGAGCAAATGCTTAACCAGTTGGAAACTCCACCGGTGATAAATGAATTGGCGAAATATGCCTGCATGAGTCCTACTAAACTGAAACGATTATTCAAACAAATTTTCGGAAACAGCATTTTCAGTTATTATCAGCAATTCAGGATACAGGAAGCCGCCCGCCTGCTGATAGAGGAAAAACTATCGGTTTCGGATGCGGGTTACCGGATGGGATTTACCAACCTAAGTCATTTCTCACGGGTTTTTGAGGAACATATTGGGTTGAAACCGAAACAATATAGTAAGGCGAAGCATTAA
- a CDS encoding alpha/beta hydrolase-fold protein — protein MGKLFLVVIFALGGLVAMAQNIPNSAYPYDPATKPNQHITPGEIIEKEFSASKIYPGTSRKYWIYIPAGYTPAKPACLYVSMDGILLNAPTVFDNLIASGQMPVTIGIFVGPGEVKDNDNNTLRFNRSNEFDKTDGTFVRFLLEELLPEVEKQKTKDGRTILFSEDANDRAIAGLSSGAICAFTAAWQRPDKFSRVFSAVGTYVAMRGGNEYPALIRKTEPKPIRIFLQDGINDVWNPLFGHWYESNLLMESALDFAGYEVEHNWGRGKHDVIHASKIFPDVMRWLWKGYPARVQKGNSLNDMLASILLPDSDWKEIDSRISPSGQLFTDEAGNVIFQNQEGFVCKVDSSHAITSRLKLSNDERLIGTDGNELFIATSNGTIKKGSTTKKNIIAKGIPHVKELLVTSEKDIYLLQENSQNDNNLYLIRHNKITRIKNNQPGLGSEIAISPDHKLLMQNEKNSQWIYSSMIDAEGNLLYGQRFYWLHNTDNFDFTENGNITFDINGNLYVATKMGIQVCDMNGRVRAILSLPSGRVSSVIFGGKNHAVLYAVSNGKLFYRKMNVSGSAPWMSPIKLKSQGAG, from the coding sequence ATGGGGAAATTGTTTCTTGTTGTAATCTTTGCATTGGGCGGGTTGGTCGCAATGGCTCAAAATATACCTAATTCTGCTTATCCGTACGATCCGGCAACAAAACCAAATCAGCATATAACTCCAGGTGAAATCATCGAAAAAGAGTTCTCTGCATCTAAAATATATCCGGGTACGAGCCGTAAATATTGGATTTATATTCCTGCCGGCTATACGCCTGCAAAACCGGCTTGCCTTTATGTCAGCATGGATGGAATTTTGCTTAATGCACCCACTGTTTTTGATAATTTAATAGCCTCGGGCCAAATGCCCGTTACAATAGGTATTTTTGTCGGTCCCGGCGAGGTTAAAGATAATGACAATAATACTTTACGGTTTAATCGCAGCAATGAATTCGACAAAACAGATGGCACCTTTGTTCGTTTTTTGTTGGAAGAATTACTTCCTGAGGTGGAAAAGCAAAAAACGAAAGATGGCCGGACTATTCTTTTTTCCGAAGATGCAAACGACCGGGCAATTGCCGGACTCAGCAGCGGTGCTATTTGTGCGTTTACGGCCGCATGGCAACGTCCCGACAAATTTAGTCGCGTATTTAGTGCTGTTGGAACTTATGTTGCGATGAGAGGAGGAAATGAATATCCAGCATTAATCCGGAAAACAGAACCGAAACCAATACGAATCTTCTTGCAGGATGGTATTAACGATGTCTGGAATCCGTTGTTTGGTCATTGGTATGAATCGAATTTGCTGATGGAGTCGGCATTAGATTTTGCAGGTTACGAAGTAGAACATAATTGGGGTCGCGGTAAACATGATGTTATTCATGCATCCAAAATATTCCCCGATGTAATGCGTTGGTTGTGGAAAGGATATCCTGCGAGAGTTCAAAAAGGAAACTCTCTGAACGATATGTTGGCCTCTATCCTTTTGCCGGACTCTGACTGGAAAGAGATCGACTCCCGAATTTCTCCTTCCGGTCAACTCTTTACCGATGAGGCAGGGAATGTCATTTTTCAAAATCAGGAAGGATTTGTTTGTAAAGTAGATTCCAGCCATGCCATTACATCACGGTTAAAACTATCCAATGATGAGAGATTAATTGGCACCGATGGTAACGAACTGTTTATTGCTACTTCTAACGGAACAATTAAGAAGGGATCCACAACGAAAAAGAATATTATCGCAAAAGGAATTCCGCATGTCAAAGAGCTTCTGGTAACTTCTGAAAAAGATATTTACCTGTTGCAGGAGAACTCCCAAAATGACAATAATTTATATTTGATTCGACACAATAAAATTACAAGGATAAAAAACAATCAGCCTGGTTTGGGAAGTGAAATCGCCATTAGTCCGGATCATAAATTGTTGATGCAGAATGAAAAGAATTCGCAATGGATTTACAGTTCTATGATTGATGCAGAAGGCAATCTGCTGTACGGGCAACGTTTTTATTGGTTGCATAATACGGATAATTTTGATTTTACGGAAAATGGGAATATTACATTCGATATCAACGGCAACCTCTATGTCGCCACTAAAATGGGAATTCAGGTTTGTGACATGAATGGTCGTGTCCGGGCAATATTGTCGTTGCCTTCTGGTCGTGTTTCTTCAGTCATATTTGGAGGTAAAAATCATGCTGTTTTGTATGCTGTATCAAACGGTAAGCTTTTCTATCGTAAAATGAATGTGTCCGGATCAGCACCATGGATGTCGCCTATCAAACTGAAATCACAAGGCGCAGGATAA
- a CDS encoding B12-binding domain-containing radical SAM protein, with translation MKILLVTPPLTQLNTPYPATCHLQGFLRSRGIDAGQMDLSIELIEHLFTREQLSRIFQADFSGRKLSRQSKNILEQYGFYIQTIEPVMRFLSGRDSSLAQRFSDLDFWPQSKRFPSEDDLEWAFGVIGNHDRATHLCTLFLKDLCDFINQNLDPNFELIRYAESLCLRLPEFVSLQQTLQQPPSLIDQLMLDVFAQKIRACNPEMVGFCIPFPGNLYAGLRCAQWLRKEFPSVKIVMGGGYVNTELRSITDPTIFDYIDYLTFDDGELPLLRLIEGGEMVRTLYRNGAGEIVRANADSKENIPFTETAAPDYDGLLHNNYINLIELTNPMHALWSNGRWNKMMLAHGCYWGKCTFCDGSLDYIQRFEMAPVELIVDRMEAVMQQTGQSGFHFVDEAAPPALLRKLSEEILRRKLTVSYWTNVRFEKSYTPELCYLMAKSGCIAISGGLEVASPRILKMINKGITIETARESMKNFANAGIMTHAYLMYGFPTETAQETVDSLEVVRDLFANGWLQSAFWHRYAMTAHSPSGLNPESVGAKHVSISAGTFANNEIPFTTPHEIDLDYYGEGLNLATYNYMQGAGFDMPIKKWFVRK, from the coding sequence ATGAAGATTCTGCTTGTTACTCCTCCGCTTACTCAACTCAATACACCATATCCAGCTACCTGTCATTTACAGGGTTTTCTCCGATCACGTGGAATTGATGCCGGACAGATGGATTTGAGTATTGAACTAATTGAGCATCTTTTTACAAGAGAACAGCTTAGCCGGATTTTCCAGGCCGATTTTTCGGGTAGAAAACTATCCCGACAATCTAAAAATATACTGGAGCAATACGGGTTTTATATACAAACCATTGAACCGGTAATGCGGTTTCTGAGTGGTCGCGACAGTAGTCTTGCGCAACGTTTCAGCGATCTTGATTTTTGGCCGCAAAGCAAACGTTTTCCATCGGAAGACGATCTCGAATGGGCTTTTGGTGTTATTGGAAATCATGATCGGGCAACACACCTCTGCACGCTCTTTCTGAAAGATTTGTGCGATTTTATCAACCAAAACCTTGATCCGAATTTTGAACTGATTCGTTACGCAGAGTCACTTTGTCTGCGCTTGCCAGAGTTCGTTTCTTTGCAACAAACTTTGCAACAGCCTCCGTCTTTAATCGACCAATTGATGCTGGATGTCTTTGCGCAAAAGATCAGGGCGTGCAATCCCGAAATGGTTGGTTTTTGCATTCCGTTCCCGGGAAATTTGTATGCCGGTTTGCGTTGCGCGCAATGGCTGCGGAAGGAATTTCCTTCGGTGAAAATTGTAATGGGAGGGGGCTATGTCAATACCGAATTGCGCAGCATTACCGATCCGACTATTTTTGACTACATTGATTACCTGACTTTCGACGATGGCGAGTTACCTTTGTTGCGCCTGATTGAAGGTGGCGAGATGGTGCGGACGCTTTACCGTAACGGAGCTGGCGAGATTGTCAGAGCAAATGCTGACAGCAAGGAGAATATTCCGTTTACTGAAACTGCTGCGCCCGATTATGACGGGCTGCTTCACAATAACTATATCAACCTGATAGAGCTGACCAATCCGATGCACGCTTTGTGGAGCAACGGGCGCTGGAATAAAATGATGCTGGCGCATGGCTGTTACTGGGGAAAATGTACTTTTTGCGACGGTTCGCTCGATTACATCCAACGCTTTGAAATGGCTCCCGTGGAACTGATCGTGGATCGGATGGAAGCCGTGATGCAGCAAACCGGACAGTCGGGATTTCACTTTGTGGATGAGGCGGCACCTCCGGCTTTATTGCGAAAATTGAGCGAGGAGATTTTGCGTCGCAAACTGACGGTAAGCTATTGGACCAATGTTCGTTTTGAAAAGTCGTACACTCCGGAGCTGTGTTACCTGATGGCAAAATCGGGTTGCATTGCTATTTCGGGAGGATTGGAGGTGGCTTCGCCCCGCATCCTGAAGATGATAAATAAAGGCATTACCATAGAAACAGCACGCGAAAGCATGAAGAACTTTGCCAACGCCGGCATAATGACGCATGCTTACCTGATGTATGGTTTCCCAACGGAAACGGCACAGGAAACGGTAGATTCTCTTGAGGTGGTGCGCGATTTGTTTGCTAACGGCTGGCTGCAATCGGCTTTTTGGCATCGCTACGCAATGACGGCTCACAGTCCTTCGGGTCTCAACCCCGAAAGTGTAGGGGCAAAGCACGTTAGCATTTCTGCCGGCACTTTTGCCAACAACGAAATTCCTTTTACGACTCCACACGAGATTGATCTGGATTATTACGGAGAGGGGCTTAATCTGGCAACCTACAACTATATGCAGGGCGCAGGCTTTGATATGCCGATCAAAAAATGGTTTGTGCGAAAGTGA
- a CDS encoding RNA-binding protein, with protein sequence MGASGNKQPKKVKSGKHAKHVPSYQLETETKTVDDLKKK encoded by the coding sequence ATGGGAGCATCTGGAAACAAACAGCCCAAGAAAGTAAAGTCAGGCAAACATGCCAAACACGTTCCATCGTATCAGCTCGAAACAGAAACAAAAACTGTTGACGATCTGAAGAAGAAATAA
- a CDS encoding secondary thiamine-phosphate synthase enzyme YjbQ, with amino-acid sequence MVSQTEFSLRPKSRGFHLVTDEIVRNLPPLPESGLLHLFIQHTSAALTINENADPDVQVDMGRIFDRLVKESEPYYEHTLEGDDDMPAHAKTTLAGVGLTIPISRQRLNIGIWQGIYLCEFRNHGGARRIVATVLS; translated from the coding sequence ATGGTCTCTCAAACTGAATTTTCATTGCGCCCCAAATCCCGTGGGTTTCATCTGGTAACGGACGAAATTGTGCGAAATCTTCCTCCTCTGCCCGAAAGCGGCTTGCTGCACCTGTTTATTCAGCATACTTCGGCAGCGCTTACCATCAACGAGAATGCCGATCCCGATGTGCAGGTGGATATGGGACGTATTTTTGATCGTTTGGTAAAAGAAAGCGAGCCTTACTACGAACACACTTTGGAGGGCGATGATGATATGCCTGCTCACGCTAAAACGACACTGGCGGGAGTAGGACTTACGATTCCTATCTCCCGCCAGCGGTTGAATATCGGTATTTGGCAGGGAATTTATCTCTGCGAATTTCGTAATCACGGCGGAGCACGCCGGATTGTGGCAACGGTATTGAGCTGA
- a CDS encoding DUF4197 domain-containing protein has translation MNTFKKMIAFAITCLFIAGMPFCQSEATTKVTKKTTTAKTTTKAKTTSTTSKSTATTKTDVASATTPATTAATSNSNAASGLKEALVTGVTNAVLSLNKENGYFGNSLLKILLPKEADPLVNNIKLIPGGQSLLDDVVLRLNRAAEDAAGEAKPIFVNAITGMSITDATSILFGSDKTGATNYLKKSTYSQLTAAYQPKVEASLNKNLVGTMSTTDAWAKLTKAYNKVANSLVGSAYNLAPVNTNLSGYVTEQALNGLFTTVGNEEMKIRENPAARVTSVLQSVFGLLDKK, from the coding sequence ATGAACACATTCAAAAAAATGATTGCGTTTGCAATCACTTGCCTTTTCATTGCCGGCATGCCTTTCTGCCAGTCGGAAGCGACTACTAAAGTCACTAAAAAAACCACGACTGCAAAAACGACTACCAAAGCAAAAACCACCAGTACAACAAGCAAAAGTACAGCCACCACAAAAACAGACGTAGCTTCTGCTACGACACCAGCAACAACTGCCGCGACTTCAAACAGTAACGCTGCTTCAGGTCTGAAAGAAGCGCTTGTAACCGGTGTTACCAATGCTGTTCTATCACTGAATAAAGAAAACGGATATTTCGGAAATTCTCTATTGAAGATTCTTCTTCCCAAAGAAGCCGATCCCCTGGTGAACAATATCAAACTGATTCCCGGTGGCCAAAGCCTTCTTGATGATGTGGTACTGCGACTCAATCGTGCTGCAGAAGATGCTGCCGGTGAAGCAAAACCCATTTTCGTAAATGCCATTACAGGTATGAGCATTACTGATGCCACATCCATTTTGTTTGGTAGCGACAAAACAGGAGCAACCAACTATCTAAAAAAGAGCACATACAGTCAACTTACGGCCGCTTATCAACCCAAAGTTGAAGCCTCATTGAATAAAAATCTGGTTGGCACCATGTCCACCACAGATGCATGGGCAAAACTAACAAAGGCGTATAATAAAGTAGCCAATTCGCTGGTAGGAAGCGCCTATAACCTTGCTCCGGTCAACACCAACCTTAGCGGTTATGTTACAGAGCAGGCGCTTAACGGACTGTTTACAACTGTCGGCAACGAGGAGATGAAAATACGCGAAAACCCGGCTGCCCGTGTAACCAGTGTCCTCCAAAGCGTATTCGGACTGCTGGATAAAAAATAA
- a CDS encoding tRNA threonylcarbamoyladenosine dehydratase: protein MGIEKGLFQRTELLLGDDVMERMANARVIIFGVGGVGSWCAESLVRTGIRHLTIVDSDRVCMTNINRQLHATTKTVGAVKTEVLKQRLLEINPKAEITAIQRIYNEETSDSFDLASYHFVIDAIDSLGSKAHLIRTVTRTNAVLFSSMGASLKLDPTRIKIAEFWKVNGCPLGSALRKKIRKGEKPAKKFLCVYSDELLQNRGQKATCGTEKCLCPKAEVGPGDPELVNHEWCSMKAQINGTAAHITAIFGFTLAGLVVQAINSQQYSIGSDQE from the coding sequence ATGGGTATTGAAAAAGGATTGTTTCAGCGTACGGAGTTATTGCTGGGTGATGATGTGATGGAGCGTATGGCCAATGCGCGGGTGATTATTTTTGGCGTTGGAGGAGTAGGAAGCTGGTGTGCCGAGAGTTTGGTACGAACCGGCATTAGGCATCTAACCATCGTCGATTCCGACCGTGTTTGCATGACCAACATCAACCGGCAGTTGCATGCTACCACCAAAACGGTGGGTGCAGTAAAGACCGAAGTGTTGAAACAGCGCCTCCTCGAAATTAATCCCAAAGCCGAAATTACAGCGATCCAACGTATTTACAACGAAGAAACATCCGATTCTTTCGATTTAGCATCCTATCATTTTGTGATCGATGCGATTGATAGCCTTGGCAGTAAAGCCCATCTTATTCGTACCGTTACCCGCACCAATGCGGTTCTTTTCTCTTCCATGGGAGCTTCGCTCAAATTGGATCCTACCCGTATTAAGATTGCTGAATTCTGGAAAGTAAACGGCTGTCCTCTTGGGTCGGCGCTTCGCAAGAAAATCCGTAAGGGAGAGAAACCGGCCAAGAAATTTCTCTGCGTTTATAGCGACGAGCTGCTTCAAAATCGCGGGCAAAAAGCAACCTGCGGCACCGAAAAATGCCTTTGCCCGAAGGCAGAGGTTGGCCCCGGCGATCCCGAACTGGTGAATCACGAATGGTGCAGCATGAAGGCTCAAATCAACGGAACGGCTGCGCATATCACGGCTATCTTTGGTTTTACGTTGGCTGGACTGGTAGTTCAGGCTATTAATAGTCAGCAGTACTCAATCGGCAGTGATCAGGAGTAG